Proteins encoded by one window of Chaetodon trifascialis isolate fChaTrf1 chromosome 15, fChaTrf1.hap1, whole genome shotgun sequence:
- the LOC139343637 gene encoding extracellular serine/threonine protein kinase FAM20C-like has product MIKQNLRRSSRSIYLTLACLSLALHLLLAFFCLSVLQTACVLPTSSSSSSPRVHTQHHESISLSSSSSAASSSHKVLTISQDEEHHNLNAKTFHPNEKDSFSDATEKEKKLIGAGKVTQKVKSHSKLEALFKHPLYNLPRPELVEDDWLLRVKTNEHTRDTGSEEEVQEDATNSDSQWQSASQEEDGYDKVNWTSDVETHPPWLRFHLGISRWELYNRKDPNLAQLTHYLATQHILGAVQKTGGTQLKLLMSFPNYGQALLKPMKQSRDAETDLNLFYFSDFERHNAEIAAFHLDRLLGFNRIPPVVGRLINITTEIREITTDHRLSRTFFTSPVGNVCFYGQCEYYCSPEHPVCGQPHALEVSLAAMLPDLSLAPRRSWRSPWRRSYSRTKLAQWEKDPAYCDTVKQTPPYNQGTRLVDLIDMAVLDFLMSNMDRHHYETFEKFGNETFLLHLDNGRAFGRHSRDEPSILAPLQQCCRIRRSTLLRLQLLSLPGFHLSDVMQESLGQDPLAGVAPLLSGPHLSALNRRLATILQVVQTCQRHHKDVIYDDLEGYHDASDPGWGKK; this is encoded by the exons atgaTAAAACAGAACCTGCGTCGCTCCTCTCGCTCCATCTATCTGACTCTGGCATGTCTGTCCCTcgctctccacctccttctggcatttttttgtctctctgtcctccagactGCCTGTGTccttcccacctcctcctcttcctccagtccAAGAGTGCATACTCAGCACCATGAGTctatctccctctcctcctcttcttcagctgccTCTTCCTCACATAAAGTGCTAACAATCTCCCAAGATGAAGAGCATCACAACCTGAATGCCAAAACCTTCCACCCTAATGAGAAGGACTCTTTCAGTGATGCCactgagaaggaaaagaaactgATTGGAGCTGGGAAAGTGACTCAAAAGGTCAAGAGTCATTCTAAGCTGGAGGCGCTGTTCAAGCACCCGCTGTACAACCTGCCACGCCCGGAGCTGGTAGAAGATGATTGGCTGCTGAGGGTGAAGACTAATGAACACACAAGGGatacaggaagtgaggaagAGGTGCAGGAAGATGCCACCAATAGTGACAGTCAGTG GCAGAGCGCCAGTCAGGAGGAGGATGGCTATGACAAAGTCAACTGGACCAGCGACGTGGAGACCCACCCTCCCTGGCTACGGTTCCACCTGGGCATCTCTCGCTGGGAGCTGTACAACAGGAAGGATCCCAACCTGGCCCAGCTGACTCACTATCTGGCAACGCAGCATATCCTCGGTGCTG TTCAGAAGACAGGAGGCACCCAGCTCAAACTGCTCATGTCCTTCCCAAACTACGGACAAGCTCTGCTGAAACCCATGAA acaATCCAGAGACGCGGAGACGGATCTAAACCTCTTCTACTTCTCTGACTTTGAAAGACACAATGCAGAGATCGCTGCCTTTCACCTTGACAG atTGCTGGGCTTCAACAGGATCCCTCCAGTAGTGGGTCGACTCATCAACATCACCACAGAGATCAGAGAGATCACCACTGACCACAGGCTGTCCAGGACCTTCTTCACCTCCCCTG tGGGCAATGTGTGTTTCTACGGCCAGTGTGAGTACTACTGCTCACCAGAGCACCCAGTGTGTGGTCAGCCACATGCACTGGAGGTTTCCCTGGCCGCCATGCTACCTGACCTCAGCCTCGCCCCCCGCAGGTCCTGGAGGTCACCATGGAGACGTTCATACAGCCGCACCAAGCTCGCACA gtGGGAGAAGGACCCAGCCTACtgtgacacagtgaaacagacGCCTCCTTACAACCAAGGCACCAGACTGGTGGATCTCATAGACATGGCTGTACTGGACTTCCTCATGA GCAACATGGACAGACATCACTATGAGACGTTTGAGAAATTTGGCAATGAGacatttctgctgcatctgGATAACGGACGGGC gtttgggcGTCACTCTCGGGATGAGCCATCTATTCTGGCTCCATTGCAACAGTGTTGCag GATCCGTCGGTCCACCCTCCTCCGCTTGCAGCTCTTGTCCCTCCCTGGCTTCCATCTGAGTGATGTCATGCAGGAGTCGCTGGGCCAGGATCCTCTGGCAGGTGtggcccccctcctctctggaCCACACCTCTCTGCTTTGAACCGACGCCTTGCAACCATCCTGCAGGTGGTGCAGACCTGTCAGCGTCACCACAAAGATGTCATTTATGACGACTTGGAAGGGTATCATGATGCCTCTGATCCTggctggggaaaaaaataa